A single window of Verrucomicrobiota bacterium DNA harbors:
- the nifE gene encoding nitrogenase iron-molybdenum cofactor biosynthesis protein NifE, with protein MISILPERENSVVCKTAASPASLACGKASAAGSVSQRACVFCGSRVVLYPISDALHLVHGPIGCAAYTWDIRGALSSGPQLHRNSFSTDLQEMDVIYGGEKKLEKSLLELIAACKPKAAFVYSTCIVGLIGDDVGAICRRVAEKTGIPVLPVNSEGFKGTKKDGYRAACEALYRLMGTGDTSGISPCSINILGDFNLAGETWIIREYYRRIGIEVVSCITGDARVEDIRRAHGAKLNLVQCSGSMTHLAKMMERDHGIPFKRVSYFGIEDMAAALYEAAKFFSGQPELLTNAQNLVRDEVADIYPKLQQYRQKLAGKKAAIYVGGAFKAFSLMRALRLIGMQTAVVGSQTGDQEDYRQLQEMADPGTIIVDDSNPLELAKFCLEKEVDLFIGGVKERPIAYKLGIAFCDHNHERKEPLAGFVGMLNFAREVHASVMSPVWEFAPRRSSQSSSKAAHS; from the coding sequence ATGATCTCCATTCTTCCAGAACGCGAAAACTCGGTGGTTTGCAAAACGGCCGCTTCGCCGGCGAGCCTTGCGTGCGGCAAGGCCAGCGCGGCGGGCTCGGTCAGCCAACGGGCCTGCGTGTTCTGTGGGTCGCGCGTGGTGCTGTATCCCATTTCGGATGCGCTGCACCTGGTCCATGGCCCGATCGGATGCGCGGCCTACACCTGGGATATTCGCGGAGCGCTTTCGAGCGGCCCCCAACTGCATCGCAACAGTTTTTCCACCGATCTCCAGGAGATGGATGTCATCTATGGCGGAGAAAAGAAGTTGGAAAAAAGCCTGCTGGAACTGATCGCGGCCTGCAAACCCAAGGCGGCCTTTGTGTATTCCACCTGCATCGTCGGTCTCATTGGCGATGATGTCGGCGCGATCTGCCGCCGGGTCGCGGAGAAAACCGGAATCCCGGTGCTGCCGGTGAACTCCGAGGGATTCAAGGGCACTAAAAAGGATGGCTACCGCGCCGCGTGCGAAGCGCTCTACCGTCTGATGGGCACTGGCGACACCTCGGGCATCAGCCCGTGCAGCATTAATATTCTCGGTGATTTCAATCTGGCTGGTGAGACGTGGATCATCCGCGAATATTATCGGCGCATTGGCATTGAGGTGGTGTCCTGCATCACGGGGGATGCCCGGGTGGAGGATATCCGGCGGGCGCATGGCGCCAAATTGAACCTGGTGCAATGCTCCGGTTCCATGACCCATTTGGCCAAGATGATGGAGCGGGATCACGGCATTCCCTTCAAGCGCGTTTCCTATTTCGGCATTGAGGATATGGCGGCGGCGCTGTATGAGGCCGCCAAATTTTTCAGCGGCCAACCGGAACTGCTGACCAACGCGCAAAACCTGGTGCGCGATGAGGTGGCCGATATCTACCCCAAGCTGCAACAATACCGCCAAAAGCTGGCCGGCAAAAAAGCGGCCATTTACGTCGGCGGCGCGTTCAAGGCGTTTTCCCTGATGCGCGCCTTGCGGCTGATCGGCATGCAAACCGCCGTCGTCGGCTCGCAAACCGGCGACCAGGAAGATTACCGGCAACTTCAGGAAATGGCCGACCCCGGCACGATCATCGTGGACGACTCCAATCCCTTGGAGCTGGCCAAGTTTTGCCTGGAGAAGGAAGTGGATCTGTTTATTGGCGGCGTCAAGGAGCGGCCCATCGCCTACAAGCTGGGCATTGCCTTCTGCGATCACAATCATGAGCGCAAGGAACCGTTGGCGGGATTTGTGGGCATGTTGAATTTTGCCCGGGAGGTCCATGCCTCCGTCATGAGCCCGGTCTGGGAATTCGCGCCGCGCCGCTCCAGCCAATCATCGTCAAAAGCAGCACATTCTTGA
- a CDS encoding GNAT family N-acetyltransferase, which yields MNATLQDSDNHSTAAQFIIRPAGEKDLPDLLAMIRALAAFENLEDQLEVTAASLREALFGKHPVAAALLAVEQGISVGYAVYFFTYSTFVGKPGIFLEDVYVRPDWRHRGLGTALMEAVARIGAARGCGRYEWIALRWNENALRFYHNLGAQEMQEWMMLRVNEHGLHSLARHGKEKRAVAG from the coding sequence ATGAATGCGACCCTCCAGGATAGTGACAACCACTCAACGGCGGCCCAATTCATCATTCGCCCGGCGGGGGAGAAGGATTTGCCCGATCTGCTGGCCATGATTCGCGCCTTGGCGGCGTTTGAGAATCTGGAAGACCAATTGGAAGTGACCGCCGCCTCGTTGCGCGAGGCGCTCTTTGGGAAGCACCCGGTGGCGGCGGCACTCCTGGCGGTGGAGCAGGGCATATCCGTGGGGTATGCCGTGTATTTTTTCACCTACTCCACGTTTGTCGGTAAACCGGGGATCTTTTTGGAGGATGTCTATGTGCGCCCGGACTGGCGGCATCGCGGTCTGGGTACTGCGCTGATGGAGGCGGTGGCGCGCATCGGCGCCGCCCGGGGTTGCGGCCGTTACGAATGGATTGCCTTGCGTTGGAATGAAAACGCCCTGCGCTTTTACCACAATCTGGGCGCCCAGGAGATGCAAGAGTGGATGATGCTACGGGTAAACGAGCATGGTCTGCATTCGCTGGCCAGGCACGGCAAAGAAAAACGGGCTGTGGCGGGATGA
- the nifK gene encoding nitrogenase molybdenum-iron protein subunit beta, giving the protein MLDATTADLKPRSALRINPAKTCQPIGAMYAALGIHGCMPHSHGSQGCCSYHRSHLTRQYKEPVVATTSSFTEGASVFGGLANLTQALSNIFTLYNPDVVAVHTTCLSEVIGDDIPMMIRKATDEGIIPKGKVVMHCNTPSFVGSHITGFANMTTAMVKYFAERTSNPRNQINLVPGFIDPADMRELKRLSSAMGVKVVMFPDTSDVLDLPQTGAYQMYPKGGVTMEQLKTTGDSLATLALGHFASHPAATELDERCNVPCAFLELPIGLTQTDRFVHAMRNYGGADVPESIMRERGQLLDVMGDMHQYFHGKRVAVAGDPDNVISLVQFLVELDMKPVYVITGSPGNHFEHRVQEILKDQVPDAMVKCNSDLFEMHQWMKNVPVDLLIGNSYCKYIARTEKLPFVRFGFPALDRMGHRYFPVVGYRGGLRLAEKITDALLDHKDRTCPDEFFELVQ; this is encoded by the coding sequence ATGTTAGACGCCACGACCGCCGACCTGAAACCGCGCAGCGCCCTGCGCATCAACCCGGCCAAAACCTGCCAACCCATCGGGGCCATGTATGCGGCCCTGGGCATTCATGGTTGCATGCCGCACAGTCACGGCTCGCAAGGTTGCTGCTCCTATCACCGCAGCCATCTCACCCGCCAATACAAGGAACCGGTGGTTGCCACGACCAGTTCCTTTACCGAAGGCGCCTCGGTCTTCGGCGGCCTGGCCAATCTCACCCAGGCGTTGAGCAATATCTTCACGCTCTATAATCCGGACGTGGTCGCCGTTCATACCACCTGCCTTTCGGAAGTCATTGGCGATGATATTCCCATGATGATCCGCAAGGCGACGGATGAGGGGATCATTCCCAAGGGCAAAGTCGTGATGCATTGCAACACCCCCAGTTTTGTGGGCTCGCACATCACCGGTTTTGCCAACATGACCACCGCGATGGTGAAGTATTTCGCCGAGCGCACCAGCAACCCCCGCAATCAAATCAACCTGGTGCCGGGTTTTATTGATCCGGCGGATATGCGGGAACTGAAACGTCTATCCAGTGCAATGGGGGTGAAGGTCGTGATGTTTCCGGATACCAGCGATGTGCTGGACCTGCCGCAAACGGGCGCCTATCAAATGTACCCCAAGGGCGGCGTGACGATGGAACAACTCAAAACTACGGGAGACAGTCTGGCCACCCTGGCGCTCGGACACTTTGCCTCCCACCCGGCGGCGACCGAATTGGATGAGCGATGCAATGTGCCATGCGCCTTCCTGGAACTGCCCATCGGCCTGACGCAAACCGACCGGTTCGTTCATGCCATGCGCAATTACGGCGGGGCGGATGTGCCGGAATCCATCATGCGCGAGCGCGGCCAGTTGCTGGATGTCATGGGCGACATGCATCAATACTTTCACGGCAAACGGGTCGCGGTGGCGGGTGATCCTGACAACGTGATTTCGCTGGTGCAATTCCTCGTGGAGTTGGACATGAAACCGGTGTACGTCATTACCGGTTCCCCGGGGAATCACTTTGAACATCGGGTTCAAGAAATTCTCAAGGACCAAGTTCCCGACGCGATGGTCAAGTGTAACAGCGATCTGTTCGAGATGCATCAATGGATGAAGAACGTGCCGGTGGACTTGCTGATTGGCAACAGCTATTGCAAGTACATCGCCCGAACAGAAAAACTGCCATTCGTGCGGTTTGGATTCCCCGCGCTGGATCGCATGGGGCACCGGTACTTCCCGGTGGTCGGGTATCGGGGCGGTTTGCGACTGGCCGAAAAAATCACCGATGCCCTGCTGGATCACAAAGATCGCACGTGCCCCGATGAATTCTTTGAACTCGTACAATAA